One window of Jannaschia sp. CCS1 genomic DNA carries:
- a CDS encoding calcium-binding protein → MQNLTITNVTYTGGTLNAEHFNVNVLVAANTGETPFGGNAGNELGIPTVESLAAMEKFGVTSVRFPAGQANEIFSATGLIVNGDLPSFLRNFLVHAQENNLSVNLVLPVESLEQFGGPSQAEILEGLRDIAAIVAEEFPNVVTGYELGNEYWGGRERGDDTREAAYGEAAGLAAVALSEGAADFGMDPNIILQASGNLGGAWDTLTEANVAIQDAFEAVEGAMETVDSVLRNFYWRDGGTGAFDNSTGTFQEDRGLDENLNGWGAANWDLWAGRDLTTYVGEYNITNRLSFGEDAIDLGIHGASMLLEHYTNMVEANVDVAYAWPFLHATRNSFLWQHEDIEVADIHGMEIVTNTTRGAMYDLLRQTVADGELVDLNWDTNSAVEVTAFRDVLGAGNGDTMTSYTKTVFLSSRSDQFETLNVDLSPFVNDYASMSGLSIFYEDTGGHHRDAVITEISALDPNGDGVFSIDLNPYEVVQLTFQYGYMHSTGGTLTSNTGTTVDGGGAPGETFIRGDGADTVYGTDGADWIDGGNGNDLLAGEGGNDTLIGGGSADTLNGGAGDDMLHGNWGRDLINGDDGDDTAYAGTMDDTVNGGLGDDSLFGGTGNDVLHGDSGRDVLNGQDGDDALYGDMDNDALNGGLGNDTLSGGTGNDALDGGAGSDFLDGGAGDDTLFGNADADVFGFDAGHGHDTIGDFDAQNDLEVIDLSGVGRFNSFDDVASNMVEDGTGVTIVTSSFSSIFLTGVEAADLDANDFIF, encoded by the coding sequence ATGCAGAACCTGACCATCACCAACGTGACCTACACGGGTGGCACGTTGAATGCAGAGCATTTCAATGTGAACGTCCTTGTTGCAGCCAATACGGGCGAGACGCCCTTTGGTGGCAATGCGGGCAACGAGCTTGGTATCCCAACGGTCGAGTCCCTCGCGGCGATGGAGAAGTTCGGGGTTACGTCGGTTCGCTTTCCTGCTGGTCAGGCCAATGAAATCTTCTCTGCGACCGGATTGATTGTGAATGGGGACCTTCCGTCCTTCCTGCGGAACTTCCTTGTGCATGCGCAAGAAAACAACCTGTCGGTGAACCTCGTGCTGCCGGTCGAGTCGCTGGAACAGTTTGGCGGGCCGTCGCAAGCGGAAATTCTGGAAGGCCTGCGGGACATCGCAGCGATCGTGGCCGAAGAGTTCCCGAACGTTGTGACGGGCTATGAACTTGGGAACGAGTATTGGGGTGGGCGAGAGCGCGGAGATGACACGCGAGAGGCGGCCTATGGCGAAGCCGCAGGGCTTGCAGCGGTTGCCCTGAGTGAAGGGGCCGCCGACTTCGGCATGGATCCCAACATCATCTTGCAGGCCAGCGGCAACCTGGGCGGGGCGTGGGACACGCTGACTGAAGCCAATGTCGCGATCCAAGATGCGTTTGAGGCGGTTGAAGGTGCCATGGAGACTGTGGATTCAGTGCTTCGGAACTTCTACTGGCGCGACGGGGGAACAGGAGCCTTCGACAACAGCACCGGTACCTTCCAGGAGGATCGGGGCCTGGACGAAAACCTGAACGGGTGGGGCGCGGCCAATTGGGACCTATGGGCCGGACGGGATCTCACGACATATGTCGGGGAGTACAACATCACCAACCGGCTTTCATTCGGCGAGGATGCCATCGATCTGGGCATTCACGGCGCGTCGATGCTGTTGGAGCATTATACCAACATGGTTGAGGCGAACGTGGATGTCGCCTACGCGTGGCCATTTCTGCACGCCACGCGCAACTCATTCCTCTGGCAGCATGAGGACATTGAAGTCGCAGACATTCATGGCATGGAGATTGTCACCAACACCACTCGCGGCGCGATGTATGATTTGCTGCGTCAGACGGTTGCTGACGGTGAGTTGGTTGATCTGAATTGGGACACGAACAGCGCGGTTGAAGTGACGGCATTCCGGGATGTGCTGGGGGCCGGCAACGGCGATACAATGACGTCTTACACGAAAACTGTGTTTCTCAGCTCTCGCAGCGATCAGTTCGAGACCCTGAATGTGGATCTGTCCCCGTTCGTCAACGACTACGCAAGCATGAGCGGGCTGAGCATCTTTTACGAAGATACGGGCGGCCATCACCGGGATGCCGTCATCACCGAGATCTCCGCCCTCGACCCGAACGGCGATGGTGTCTTTTCGATTGATCTGAACCCCTACGAGGTTGTGCAACTCACGTTCCAATACGGATATATGCACTCAACCGGGGGCACCCTCACCTCCAATACGGGAACCACGGTTGATGGCGGCGGTGCCCCGGGCGAGACTTTCATCCGGGGTGACGGCGCGGACACGGTCTATGGAACTGACGGCGCCGACTGGATCGATGGTGGTAACGGGAATGACCTTCTGGCCGGTGAAGGCGGCAACGACACCCTGATCGGTGGCGGCTCTGCAGACACACTCAATGGCGGTGCGGGGGATGACATGCTTCACGGCAACTGGGGGCGCGACTTGATCAACGGTGATGACGGCGATGATACGGCCTATGCGGGCACCATGGACGACACCGTGAACGGTGGGCTCGGCGACGATTCCCTTTTCGGCGGGACCGGCAATGACGTGCTCCATGGGGATAGTGGACGGGATGTCCTCAATGGCCAGGACGGCGATGATGCCCTCTATGGTGACATGGATAATGACGCCCTCAACGGGGGGCTCGGGAACGACACCCTGAGCGGCGGGACCGGGAACGACGCCCTTGATGGTGGCGCGGGATCTGATTTCCTTGACGGAGGAGCCGGAGACGACACGTTGTTCGGAAACGCCGATGCGGATGTGTTCGGTTTTGACGCGGGCCACGGCCACGATACGATTGGTGACTTTGATGCGCAGAACGATCTTGAGGTGATCGATCTTTCTGGAGTTGGGCGGTTCAACTCTTTTGACGATGTTGCGTCGAACATGGTTGAAGATGGGACCGGTGTCACAATCGTGACATCCAGCTTCAGCAGCATCTTTTTGACGGGGGTTGAGGCCGCTGATCTCGATGCCAACGACTTCATTTTCTGA
- a CDS encoding di-heme oxidoredictase family protein, producing MTPRMFFAAPIAAAFLLPAIIVAQSPEPPAWAGLEDLHLDVIPRTEDERARIAAVTALPTDLSAPFAFEENSGGAATVRPRMNADAFSQPSGNLSFEDQLNFRVGNGLFRRLWVSPPASTLASDGLGPLYNARSCQRCHLKDGRGHPPESPDDSAVSMFLRISIPGPEDFDASAIEGYFATLPDPTYGTQLQDFSLLGHNAEYALGVEYDEIEVPLSGGEVAMLRAPTYTADDLGYGPLHPDAMLSPRVAPQMIGLGLLEAIPAQDILAWADPDDLDGDGISGRPNIVWSIVHDAPMLGRFGLKAGNPTVLEQSAGAFAGDIGISSPLHPNGWGECTNVQATCRDAIHGGDPEQDGFEIDQIGLDLVTFYSQNLAVPARRDVDDPEVLRGREVFYETNCTGCHRPNYVTNRIEGDPAQSFQLIWPYTDMLLHDMGDGLADHRPEARASGDEWRTPPLWGIGLTEQVSGHTYFLHDGRARSLLEAVLWHGGEAQTQRDAVVAMPPEDRAALIRFLESL from the coding sequence ATGACACCGCGCATGTTTTTTGCCGCCCCAATCGCGGCGGCCTTTCTCCTTCCTGCGATCATCGTCGCTCAATCGCCCGAGCCTCCTGCCTGGGCCGGTCTGGAGGATCTGCATCTTGATGTGATCCCACGCACGGAAGACGAGCGCGCACGCATCGCGGCGGTCACCGCCCTGCCCACCGATCTGTCCGCTCCCTTCGCGTTTGAGGAGAACTCGGGCGGTGCCGCCACGGTGCGGCCCCGCATGAATGCTGATGCGTTTTCCCAGCCGTCCGGCAATCTCAGCTTTGAAGATCAGCTCAATTTCCGTGTTGGCAATGGGCTGTTCCGGCGATTGTGGGTTTCGCCGCCGGCCTCCACACTGGCCTCTGACGGGCTGGGGCCGCTCTACAATGCCCGGTCGTGTCAGCGGTGCCATTTGAAGGACGGGCGCGGGCATCCGCCGGAAAGCCCAGACGATAGCGCCGTGTCGATGTTCCTGCGCATCTCCATCCCCGGGCCTGAGGACTTCGATGCCAGCGCGATCGAAGGATATTTCGCGACACTGCCGGACCCAACCTACGGCACGCAGTTGCAGGATTTCAGCTTGCTCGGGCATAACGCCGAATACGCGCTTGGTGTTGAGTATGACGAGATCGAAGTGCCGCTGTCCGGCGGCGAGGTGGCGATGCTGCGCGCTCCCACCTACACGGCGGACGATCTCGGCTATGGCCCGCTTCATCCTGACGCCATGCTCAGCCCCCGGGTTGCGCCGCAAATGATTGGCCTGGGTCTGCTGGAGGCTATTCCGGCGCAAGACATCCTCGCCTGGGCCGACCCCGATGATCTGGACGGGGATGGCATTTCGGGCCGCCCGAACATCGTCTGGTCTATCGTCCATGATGCGCCGATGCTGGGGCGCTTCGGCCTGAAGGCGGGCAATCCAACGGTGCTGGAACAATCCGCCGGGGCCTTTGCCGGAGACATTGGCATCTCTAGCCCTCTGCATCCGAACGGCTGGGGCGAATGTACGAATGTGCAGGCGACCTGCCGCGATGCGATCCACGGCGGGGACCCCGAACAGGACGGGTTTGAGATTGACCAGATCGGCCTCGACCTGGTGACGTTCTATAGCCAAAACCTCGCCGTTCCGGCCCGGCGGGATGTGGATGACCCGGAGGTCCTGCGGGGTCGTGAGGTGTTTTACGAGACCAACTGTACCGGCTGCCATCGCCCGAATTACGTCACCAACCGCATCGAAGGCGACCCGGCGCAGAGTTTCCAGCTGATCTGGCCCTATACAGACATGCTGTTGCACGACATGGGCGACGGTTTGGCGGATCACCGGCCTGAGGCGCGGGCCTCCGGCGACGAATGGCGCACCCCGCCGCTGTGGGGGATCGGCCTGACGGAGCAGGTCTCGGGCCACACGTATTTCTTGCACGACGGGCGCGCGCGCAGCCTTCTGGAGGCGGTGTTGTGGCACGGGGGTGAGGCGCAAACCCAGCGGGATGCCGTTGTCGCCATGCCGCCAGAGGATCGGGCTGCCCTGATCCGCTTTTTGGAGAGCCTTTAG
- a CDS encoding imelysin family protein yields MTRTILTTTALASFLAGPALAQDAADVLNTYADIAAAGYEDSLITAQALERAVDALIAEPSAQTLTAARTAWLQARVPYQQTEVFRFGNAIVDDWEGRVNAWPLDEGLIDYVDGAYGGPTDENTLAAVNVIANPTFTLSGSEVDASSITPALLEDTLHEADGVEANVATGYHAVEFLLWGQDLNGHGDGAGNRPYTDYAAGDDCTGGNCDRRAEYLAAATELLVSDLEWMAAQWTADGDARAALMENEQAGLSAMLTGMGSLSYGETAGERMRLGLMLNDPEEEHSCFADNTHNDHFFNGVGVRNVYLGSYSRIDGTLVSGPSLSDLVMDVDADLDAEMRSRLAEAVLALGEIKTAAEAGFAYDEMLERGNEGGELLIMGGVNGLIEQTRSIERVVTALGLDGIEFEGSDSLDNPSAVFQ; encoded by the coding sequence ATGACACGAACGATCCTTACGACAACAGCTTTGGCAAGCTTCCTGGCCGGACCGGCCCTGGCCCAGGATGCCGCTGACGTCCTGAACACCTACGCCGACATTGCGGCGGCGGGCTACGAGGATAGCCTGATCACGGCCCAGGCCCTTGAGCGCGCCGTAGATGCGCTGATTGCCGAGCCGTCTGCGCAAACGCTGACCGCTGCCCGCACGGCTTGGCTCCAGGCCCGCGTGCCCTATCAACAAACGGAGGTGTTCCGCTTCGGCAATGCCATCGTCGATGATTGGGAAGGTCGCGTGAATGCCTGGCCCTTGGATGAGGGTCTGATCGACTATGTGGACGGTGCCTATGGCGGTCCCACCGATGAGAACACGCTCGCCGCGGTGAACGTGATCGCCAATCCAACCTTCACGCTCTCGGGCTCCGAGGTTGATGCGTCGTCGATCACGCCCGCACTCCTCGAAGACACGCTGCACGAAGCTGATGGGGTGGAGGCTAATGTCGCCACCGGCTATCACGCCGTGGAATTCCTGCTCTGGGGCCAGGACCTGAACGGCCACGGCGATGGCGCAGGGAACCGGCCCTACACCGATTATGCCGCTGGCGATGACTGTACGGGCGGCAATTGTGATCGCCGGGCCGAATACCTGGCGGCGGCGACCGAGCTTTTGGTGTCTGACCTCGAATGGATGGCCGCGCAGTGGACCGCTGATGGGGACGCCCGAGCGGCCCTGATGGAGAATGAGCAGGCGGGCCTATCTGCGATGCTGACCGGCATGGGCAGCCTCAGCTATGGCGAGACGGCAGGGGAGCGGATGCGCCTTGGCTTGATGTTGAATGACCCGGAGGAGGAGCATTCCTGCTTCGCCGACAACACCCACAACGACCATTTCTTCAACGGTGTGGGCGTGCGCAATGTCTATCTGGGCAGCTATTCCCGGATCGATGGCACGCTTGTTTCTGGCCCGTCCCTCTCGGATCTCGTGATGGATGTAGATGCTGATCTGGATGCAGAGATGCGGTCGCGTCTGGCCGAGGCCGTTCTGGCCCTGGGTGAGATCAAGACCGCAGCGGAGGCGGGCTTTGCCTATGACGAGATGCTTGAGCGCGGTAATGAAGGTGGTGAGCTGCTCATCATGGGTGGCGTCAACGGCCTGATCGAGCAGACCCGTTCGATCGAGCGGGTTGTGACGGCGCTTGGCCTGGATGGAATCGAATTTGAAGGCTCCGACAGCCTCGACAACCCCTCCGCCGTTTTCCAGTGA